The DNA region AGGACGATCTCCGGCGCGGAGCGCTGCCCGGTGCGGTCCACGCGCCCGAGCTCCTGCTTGAAAAGGTCGGCCGACCACTCGTAGTCGGCGGCCAGCATGGTCCGCGGGTGCCCGTTGGTGTCGTGGAGGCTGATCCCCACCTTGCCCGCCTTGCTGATCAGCGCCACCCGGCGCGTGCCGGCCTGGAAGTCCCCCATGCGCTGCGTCCGGAGCCGCGCCGGGATGCGTCCGGTGATCGCGGCGACTGCGGACGCGCCGAAGTGCTGCGTGACGACCCGCACCGGGTCGCGGAGCCGCGGCAGCGCGCGCACGCGCTCCCGCAACTCCTCCCGGGCTAGCAGGGCTTCTGGGATCTCGCCCAGGTCGCGGTACACCGTCTCGTTTCCGTCGGTCTCCTTCGTGATCTCCTGGACGTTGATGCGGTTGATCGCCGACTCCAGGCGGCGGTTGACGGCGTGCTCCTGAGCATCGGCGCCCAGCGCCTCGCAGTCGTCCTCGTCGCCGGCGACCGAGTGGACGCTGATGACCACCTGGCGGCCCTCGGCCAGCGCCAAGTCCGCGCGGGCCAGGACGGCGTCGAGCCGGAGATCGAAGAGCAGCTGCTTGAGGTACGACTGCACCATCGCGCGGTCGAGCCCCTGCGTCTTCACCTTCTGGTTCATCGCGCCGAACTGCCGCGACGCGAGAGAGAGGTCGCGGCAGATCGCCGCCGCCTCGTCGTACCGACGGCGCGCCGTGGGGTCGCTGAGCAGGTCGATCCACTCGACGGCGAAGGTCACGCCCCCTCGCCAGAGGTCGCGGGACATGTAGTGCCCGGACGCCTGCAGCTCGCGCATCACCTGCTCGGTCTCCGCCGGCGTCGTGCGGATCGTGAAGGCGTCGTTCCGGCGCACCATGAAGCGCCGCTTCCCCTCCTTCGCTGCCTGGTCCGCGTCCACGCCGGCGGTGTCGCCCAGGGCGGTGCTCTCCTGCAGGTGCGCACGGACGGCCCGGTTCGACGCGTCGCTCTCTCCCTCCTTCTCGGGCTCGCCCTTCCCGGTCTTCTTCTCGATCCAGAGGTCGAACGCGCCCACGCGCCACTGCCGCAGCCCGTACAGGTAGCAGAGCTGGTCGAGGGTCACCGCGGGCGTCGCCGTGAAGTACGCGATCTTCGGGGTGTAGGCGAGCATCGCCTCGTGCAGCGCCGCCCACGCGAGGCCGCGCTTGCTGTCCGCGATGTTGGCGTACTCGTGCGCCTCGTCGGCCAGCCAGACGGTGGGCCGCACGTCGAGGAGGGCGGGGGCGAAGTCCGCGAAGTTGTACGAGTGGGCCAGGTAGACCGTGGGACCGTCGGGGCGGGGGAGCACGCCGCCCTCGCCCTTGGCCTCAACGTAGTTCGACACCTCGATGAACTGCGCCGGGAACGGCCCGTGCTCGTCGCCGGAGGCCACGCGCCGGAGCTCGTGCTCCAGGTCCCGGATGTTCGTCTCGTTCTTGGTGGTGACGAGGATCCGCGCCTCTCCCTCATGGATCGCCTCCAGCACCAGGAGGGCGAGCTCGCGGCTCTTCCCGACGCCCACGTCGTCGGCGCACAGGAACCCGTGGCGCCGGTCCCAGGCGTCGAGCACCCGAAGGCTGAGCTCCGCCTGCTCGTCGCTGGCCCCTCCTGCGGCTCCCGAGCGGCCCCACGCGTCGTCCGCGAGCGGGCTCTCGAATCCCTGCCGTACCACCGGCGGGGGCGGCATCCCTGCCATGCTCCGCGTCTGCACGACGAGCCGCGGGTGGGGGGCACGGTGTTCCCGGAGGGAGACGGCGAACGGTGCGAAGACGGCGCTCCTCTCCGCCTCCGCGCGCTCGCGGTCCTCTCGCTCCCAGTCCGGCACGGCTCTCGGAGGCGGCGGGGAGGCGAACACGATGTCGAGGGCAGCCCCGACGATCACCGGGGGTGTGCGCCGACCCGTGGCTGGGCAGTCGTCGCCCGAAGGATCGTGGGCTGCGCCGGCCGCATCTCGCGGCTCCTCCGCAGCTCCCACAACTCCGGGGTGGGGATCGGGCGCGGCTGCGGCCGATTCGCCTGCGCATGCGGGGACGGGCGGGACCGACCCCGCCGAGACGTCAACCGCCAGCGATGGAGCGCCGCCGGATACCGCGGTGACCGGGCTGACCGTGGACAGCTGCTCCGCGGCGGCTTCGATGGCTTCGCTCCACGCCTCCCACGACGGCTCGGCCACAACGACGCGGGCGACGGCACCCGCGGTCTTTCCCTGGACCGCGACCAGGAGCA from Longimicrobiaceae bacterium includes:
- a CDS encoding strawberry notch C-terminal domain-containing protein, with translation MQFDLFSSLSPRVRASAAVAPASHPALPLHRLLDAAFEELSRGVPFRTPGEAVAWGTRVTGTPYTPAGAWTLDDVYDALEGAAHRVLRADLAGLVLSERLLRTREREAEWFHGRALTEAARAQAQFSTPLPIAESAAYLVSAAASIRTVLEPCAGTGSLARALLPLGRLSLRVNETDARRREVLSWLGLQPTGRDALRLPLDPARFDAVLSNPPFGAMNRGHGGRGATEFAATNIAQRFAGAHLRSLNPGGLLVALLPASTLSDAGSDFRRWLGEHHTPLLYLGCPAASYRTRGALRDAMLLVAVQGKTAGAVARVVVAEPSWEAWSEAIEAAAEQLSTVSPVTAVSGGAPSLAVDVSAGSVPPVPACAGESAAAAPDPHPGVVGAAEEPRDAAGAAHDPSGDDCPATGRRTPPVIVGAALDIVFASPPPPRAVPDWEREDRERAEAERSAVFAPFAVSLREHRAPHPRLVVQTRSMAGMPPPPVVRQGFESPLADDAWGRSGAAGGASDEQAELSLRVLDAWDRRHGFLCADDVGVGKSRELALLVLEAIHEGEARILVTTKNETNIRDLEHELRRVASGDEHGPFPAQFIEVSNYVEAKGEGGVLPRPDGPTVYLAHSYNFADFAPALLDVRPTVWLADEAHEYANIADSKRGLAWAALHEAMLAYTPKIAYFTATPAVTLDQLCYLYGLRQWRVGAFDLWIEKKTGKGEPEKEGESDASNRAVRAHLQESTALGDTAGVDADQAAKEGKRRFMVRRNDAFTIRTTPAETEQVMRELQASGHYMSRDLWRGGVTFAVEWIDLLSDPTARRRYDEAAAICRDLSLASRQFGAMNQKVKTQGLDRAMVQSYLKQLLFDLRLDAVLARADLALAEGRQVVISVHSVAGDEDDCEALGADAQEHAVNRRLESAINRINVQEITKETDGNETVYRDLGEIPEALLAREELRERVRALPRLRDPVRVVTQHFGASAVAAITGRIPARLRTQRMGDFQAGTRRVALISKAGKVGISLHDTNGHPRTMLAADYEWSADLFKQELGRVDRTGQRSAPEIVLMASTAAGERKFASTIAARMASLGATCKGSAEATGTDALDQFDMSGGIALEAMKNAVQRLEAGQRAYFTGSQFLERQKTSSGAVVWTPKLRPEEGTQMRHFLLEMLMFPMEDSHHALALWEEERDALLTIETLEALSARRTGRARGSVLRERPLPATPPMTLVDVRYEDGEHGVIAQGHVTEHMTRIQRARGPDSDGQPRTRRYLQFTADDGRLVSGLDLTTSEAHRIRWAFGSREARDATPEALLQDLRVGEKIPLKGADGAKWVLHLRRDGRIEVRGAKLGRDRTHLMRPSLQGAVAYEPAGNFLHLVSHDALGVFVQHFAVADAPEPLAEAA